The Akkermansia sp. N21116 genome includes a region encoding these proteins:
- a CDS encoding O-acetylhomoserine aminocarboxypropyltransferase/cysteine synthase, with protein sequence MNYKPETLAIHAGQPVESDTLSRAVPVYRTSSYVFKSAEHGANLFALKELGNIYARLMNPTNDVLEQRIAALEGGVGALSLASGTAAIQYTIMNILKAGDELVAASNLYGGTYTMFDAILPNYGITTKFIKVNDFNAVEDAINEKTRALYIEVIGNPALDAADIERYSAIAKKYHLPLIVDSTFTPPTLLRPIDYGADVVIHSLTKWIGGHGTGIGGIVVDAGKFDWTDPKFALYNEPDDGYHGLRFAHDLGVLQPLAFILRMRTVLLRNLGATLAPDSAWQFLQGVESLPLRIRKHSENALAVARHLQQHPKVAWVRYPGLEEDPSYHIATKYLRNGFGGMVVFGPKEGYEKAVQIIDNIKLFSHLANVGDAKSLIAHPASTTHSQLSEEALQNCGITPELLRLSIGLEHIDDIIASLDEVL encoded by the coding sequence ATGAACTACAAGCCAGAAACACTTGCCATCCACGCCGGACAACCGGTCGAAAGCGATACCCTATCCCGGGCTGTCCCCGTATACCGGACTTCCTCCTACGTTTTCAAAAGTGCCGAACATGGGGCCAACCTGTTTGCACTAAAAGAACTGGGGAACATCTACGCCCGCCTGATGAACCCCACTAACGATGTACTGGAACAACGTATCGCCGCACTGGAAGGTGGCGTCGGAGCCCTCTCTCTGGCCTCCGGTACGGCTGCCATCCAGTACACGATCATGAACATTCTCAAGGCCGGAGATGAACTCGTTGCCGCTTCCAACCTCTACGGCGGCACCTACACCATGTTCGATGCCATCCTGCCCAACTACGGCATCACGACAAAATTCATCAAAGTCAACGACTTCAATGCCGTGGAAGACGCTATCAATGAGAAAACACGGGCACTTTACATTGAAGTCATCGGTAATCCCGCCCTTGATGCGGCGGACATCGAACGCTACTCGGCCATAGCCAAAAAATATCATTTGCCCCTCATCGTCGATTCCACCTTCACGCCCCCCACCCTGCTCCGTCCCATCGACTATGGAGCAGATGTCGTTATCCACTCGCTCACCAAATGGATAGGAGGCCATGGAACAGGCATAGGCGGCATCGTCGTCGATGCGGGCAAGTTCGATTGGACTGATCCCAAATTCGCTCTCTACAACGAGCCGGACGACGGATACCACGGCCTCCGTTTCGCCCATGATCTGGGAGTTCTCCAGCCTCTGGCTTTTATTCTGAGAATGAGAACCGTCCTCCTGCGCAACCTCGGAGCAACCCTTGCTCCCGACTCAGCCTGGCAATTTCTGCAAGGAGTAGAAAGCCTCCCCCTGCGCATACGAAAACACTCGGAAAACGCACTGGCCGTCGCACGCCACCTCCAGCAGCATCCCAAAGTCGCATGGGTCCGCTACCCTGGCCTGGAAGAAGATCCATCATATCATATCGCCACTAAATACCTCAGGAACGGCTTCGGAGGCATGGTCGTCTTCGGCCCCAAGGAAGGGTACGAGAAAGCCGTGCAGATCATCGACAACATCAAACTCTTCTCACACCTCGCCAATGTTGGCGATGCCAAAAGCCTGATCGCCCACCCCGCCAGCACGACCCACTCACAGCTCTCCGAAGAAGCCCTGCAAAACTGCGGGATCACCCCCGAACTGCTGCGCCTGTCGATCGGTCTGGAACACATCGACGACATCATTGCCTCTTTGGACGAGGTTCTTTAA
- the mdtD gene encoding multidrug transporter subunit MdtD, translating into MFKFPMPPQAMRYLPLLVASAFFMQLLDGTILNTAIPSIARSFHSDPLKLHNIVIAYMLTVCILIPASGWISDKFGSRKVFLFAISFFMLGSLLSALSTSVGMMTSSRIIQGIGGAFLMPVGRLVVLRSYPRWMFLKVLNFVTIPGLLGPLLGPVLGGVLVQYATWHWIFLINIPVGLVGLWATLKIMPNLTAVKKQKFDWSGFLVFAASAVLVSMGLEGQGGLADKSRMAILCSAGGLLQIFYWIFSMRKDTPLFSPSLFRIRNFAIGIAGNLASRLGGSCLPYLIPLFFQVGMGYSAFKSGLSLIPLAMCNLLAKTIATPLIRHLGYRNIMVANTLLIGSLLMCFYRISPATPEIILILLLAFLGTVNSIQFTCMNTLTLIDLPDEFASSGNSLLSMIMQLSIAISIAVASLLMDGYGNAVDTSSSSILQAFHKTFLTIGFFSFASSIIFAFVDKNKGIVVTARQH; encoded by the coding sequence ATGTTCAAGTTCCCAATGCCACCCCAGGCCATGCGTTACCTGCCCCTGCTCGTTGCTTCGGCATTTTTCATGCAGCTTCTGGACGGCACCATCCTCAACACGGCCATTCCGTCAATCGCCCGCAGTTTCCACAGTGACCCGCTCAAACTGCATAATATCGTCATTGCCTACATGCTCACCGTGTGCATCCTGATCCCGGCATCGGGATGGATTTCGGACAAATTCGGTTCGCGTAAAGTTTTTCTCTTTGCCATCTCGTTTTTCATGCTCGGCTCCCTGCTATCCGCGCTCTCCACTTCAGTCGGCATGATGACATCTTCCCGTATCATCCAGGGTATCGGAGGGGCCTTCCTGATGCCGGTAGGCCGACTCGTCGTGTTGAGGTCCTATCCACGATGGATGTTCCTCAAAGTCCTTAATTTTGTCACGATTCCCGGCCTCCTCGGTCCCTTGCTCGGTCCCGTCCTGGGAGGTGTTCTTGTCCAATATGCCACTTGGCACTGGATCTTCCTGATTAACATTCCCGTAGGACTGGTCGGCCTCTGGGCAACACTCAAGATCATGCCGAACCTGACTGCCGTCAAAAAGCAGAAATTCGACTGGTCCGGTTTCCTCGTCTTTGCCGCCTCGGCCGTACTTGTCTCCATGGGACTCGAAGGACAGGGTGGACTTGCCGATAAATCCAGGATGGCTATCCTGTGCTCGGCCGGAGGACTCCTGCAAATCTTCTACTGGATTTTTTCCATGCGAAAAGACACTCCTCTTTTCAGCCCATCTCTTTTCCGCATCCGTAACTTTGCCATTGGAATCGCCGGTAACCTCGCCAGTCGTCTGGGGGGCAGCTGCCTGCCGTATCTGATCCCTCTCTTCTTTCAGGTAGGCATGGGATATTCTGCTTTCAAATCCGGACTTTCGCTCATCCCGCTGGCTATGTGCAATCTGCTTGCCAAAACCATAGCTACGCCATTGATCCGACACCTGGGTTACCGCAACATCATGGTTGCCAATACATTGCTCATCGGTTCCCTTCTCATGTGCTTCTACAGGATTTCTCCTGCTACGCCGGAAATCATCCTCATCCTCCTGCTTGCCTTCCTCGGCACGGTCAATTCCATCCAGTTTACCTGCATGAATACCCTCACCCTCATTGACTTGCCTGATGAGTTCGCCAGTAGCGGCAATTCCCTGCTCTCCATGATTATGCAACTATCCATCGCCATCAGCATCGCCGTCGCTTCCCTGCTTATGGACGGCTATGGCAATGCAGTAGACACCAGTTCGTCTTCCATCCTACAAGCTTTCCACAAAACATTTCTGACAATCGGATTCTTTTCTTTCGCCAGTTCAATCATTTTCGCCTTTGTCGATAAAAACAAAGGAATCGTCGTAACCGCACGCCAGCATTGA
- the cysK gene encoding cysteine synthase A, translating into MANNTLYPSVLDTVGNTPLVRLNRLTQDLGASVYLKAEFRNPLFSVKDRIAKAMIESAEEQGLLKQGGTIIEPTSGNTGIALAAIAAAKGYRLILTMPETMSLERRTLLLHLGAEIYLTPGSLGMKGSIAIARKLKQQYGSNAFIPSQFDNPENPKVHYRTTGPEILNATNGNIAAFIAGVGTGGTISGTGKFLKEHTRARIIAVEPAGSPVISGGAPGPHKIQGIGAGFIPGNLDLSVLDEVLAITDNEALTTARNLATIEGIPAGISTGATVAAALKLASLPEYSGKNIVAIGASATERYLSTPLAEDSRNAAEHLAVTSITPEETTALLG; encoded by the coding sequence ATGGCAAATAACACACTCTACCCATCGGTTCTCGACACAGTCGGGAATACTCCTCTTGTCAGGCTTAACCGCCTGACGCAAGACCTCGGGGCCTCCGTTTATCTCAAGGCTGAATTCCGCAATCCTCTATTCAGCGTAAAGGACCGAATAGCCAAGGCGATGATCGAATCAGCGGAAGAACAGGGTCTTCTGAAGCAGGGCGGCACAATCATCGAACCAACCTCCGGAAACACGGGTATCGCCCTGGCTGCCATTGCCGCCGCCAAAGGCTACCGCCTGATCCTGACAATGCCGGAAACCATGTCGCTGGAACGCCGGACCCTGCTGCTCCATCTGGGAGCCGAAATTTACCTGACACCCGGTTCCCTCGGCATGAAAGGTTCTATCGCCATCGCCCGCAAACTCAAGCAGCAATATGGAAGTAACGCCTTCATTCCAAGCCAGTTCGACAATCCTGAAAACCCTAAGGTCCACTACCGTACCACCGGACCGGAAATCCTGAATGCGACCAATGGAAACATAGCCGCTTTCATAGCGGGAGTAGGGACCGGCGGCACGATCAGCGGTACGGGCAAATTCCTTAAGGAACATACACGCGCTCGCATCATCGCAGTTGAACCTGCCGGCAGTCCGGTCATATCCGGTGGAGCACCGGGGCCTCACAAAATCCAAGGGATCGGCGCAGGATTCATTCCCGGTAACCTTGATCTGTCCGTTCTTGACGAAGTGCTTGCCATCACGGACAACGAAGCCCTTACGACAGCCCGTAATCTGGCAACCATCGAAGGGATACCAGCAGGAATTTCGACAGGAGCTACCGTTGCTGCGGCCCTGAAACTGGCCTCATTGCCGGAATACTCCGGTAAAAACATTGTCGCCATCGGAGCTTCCGCTACGGAGCGCTATCTCTCCACACCACTTGCCGAAGACTCCCGCAATGCTGCAGAGCACTTGGCCGTCACCTCCATCACTCCTGAAGAAACAACCGCACTTCTCGGTTAA